DNA from Metabacillus flavus:
CAGCTTTCGCCAGCGGGCGCATTTCCTCCGTAACTAAATCCACTGTCCGCTCAATTGCCGTATTCATAAGTTCTAATGACAGCACTGCGGCAATTGCCCCTATAACCATATACCATTCCACTAAACTGATTTTCAGAAGAAACCCCGCAGCGATGGCCAGCACCATTAGTATACAATGGATCTGAAAATTCCTTTCATGCCGATACACATGCATGAGTCCTGACCAGGCAAATGCGAAGCTTTTCAACAGTCGTTTAAATTCAGATGCTTTCTGATCTTGTAAGCCCATAGGAATCTAAAATCCCCTTCTGCTTAGTAAACATTTCCTTTTCGTCTTCCTCCGTCAAATGATCATAGCCGAGCAAATGCAAAAATCCGTGAACAGCTAAAAACCCAAGTTCTCTTTTAAAACTGTGTCCATAGTCAGCAGCCTGTTCCCTGGTTCTTTCAACAGAGATGATAATATCGCCCAATACCGGAGGCATGTCCGCTCCAATAATCTCGATCTCATCTTCTCCCTGCTCTTCCATTGCAAAGGAAATCACATCTGTCGGCTGATCCTTATCCCTGTATTCCCGGTTGATTTCCTGAATTCTGCGATTATCCGTAAACGAGACCGATACCTCAGCCCCGTCTGTTGTCTGCTCTGCTTCTGCAGCAAATTGCAAAAGCTCCTCTACAATATTTATCTCCTCTGAAGACAGCTCCTGTGTTTCATCAGAAAAATCAATAATAAGTCTTTTACTCATGCCTGCTTCACCTTCTGTTTCGTTACTTCCGGATACTCAATGCGGGAGTGAAAAATTCCTTTTAGGGATTCACAAAAAGACTTCGCCACAATATCCAGTTCTTTTAATGTTAAATCACATTCATTAAGCTGTCCATCCTGGAGACGGTCAGCAATGATTCCTCTAACCAGCTTTTGGATACGCTCAGGTGTTGGGCTGGACATGGAGCGTACTGCTGCCTCAACACTATCGGCAATCGATATTACAGCGATTTCTTTGGTCTGCGGCTTAGGTCCCGGATAACGGAACTCTTCCTCCAGAATTTCATCCCCGCGTTCCTTCGCTTTGTAGTAAAAATATTTCAAAAGGCTCGTTCCATGATGCTGTTCGGCGATATCGACAAACTCTTTCGGCATCTTATGCTTCCTCAGCATATCCGCACCATCTGCAGCATGGGCAATGATCACATTTTTACTCAGCTGAGGTGAAAGCTTGTCATGGGGATTATCCATCTTCATTTGATTCTCAATAAAGTATTGGGGACGTTTTGTTTTCCCTATGTCGTGATAATATGCTCCCACCCTCGCAAGCAAGCCGTTTGCTCCGATCGCTTCACAAGCAGACTCAGACAGGTTGGCTACCATTACGCTATGATGGTACGTACCCGGTGTTTCTGTGAGAATTTTTCTGAGGAGCGGGTGATTAGGGTTTGAAAGCTCAATAAGCCGCATAGTCGAAAGCAACCCGAAGCCTGTTTCAAAAAACGGCTGAAATCCCATCGCCAGTACAGATGCTGCAATACCTGAAACCGCCGACATAATGAAATAGCTTCCAATTTCGAAATTCGAATAGTTTCCATTTTGTATCATAGTAAGCGCTGTAATCATCAAAATATTGACCAGCGCCACAAACAAGCCGGCCTGCAAAATTCTTGAACGTAAATTATGCTTATTAAGGAACAGCACACCTGCCAGGCATCCGGCCAGGTAATAGATCCCCATATTAAAATTAAATGTTCCTGTAATTCCTTCGTTAAAGATTATGCTTCCGCAAACTGAGAGAATGATGCTCGAAAGAATTGCCTGCCTCTCGCTGATAAGCAATTTAACCAGCATTGGCCCCATTGCAGCCGGAACAATAAGTCCTATGTACGTAATATCAAGCTGCTGGAATAGACTTATCGCCTTCATAAACGTTAGCGATATAAAAAATACGAGAAAGAAAAGAAGCAGGGAAAGATTCTTTTTTTCTGCTGTTTTCCGCTGGTTTTCAAAATAATAAATCAAGATTGAAACTGTGAGAAGAACAAAAATCAATAAGCCCAAAAACGGTTTAAAGGATTGCTTATTATTAATAAGACCTGCTATATCCAGCTTATGATAAATTTCAGGGGTAATCGTCTGCCCGTCTGAAACAATAATCTGACCTTGTTTAATGACACTTTCCTTCACTTTGTCTGCAGCCTGCTGACGCTTTTCCTTTGTAGCGGCATCGTCATAAATATAATTCGGAATGACTGCATATTGGCCGATTTCGATGGAGGATTGAAGCATTTCAGATGTTAGCGGAGTATATTGGAGCTCCTTCTCTACCTGCTGTTTCTTTTCCTCAAGTTTATCTGTCGAAATTTCCTCGCGCATCACTTTATTAACAGTGGTCACAACCGATTCTTTAGCCACCGTCAGTTCCTCTGTCGAAGCTCCGATAAGAGGCAGAAGTGTATTTTTTGAAATTTTTTGCTTAAGCCCGTCTGCCAGCTTTTTTTCAAGAAGAGCATACTTTTCTTCTGGAGAAAGCGGTTTCAATTGTTTCTCCTTTGCCGTTTCATCAGTTTGGGCTGCATCGCTTTTCACTTCGTTTAACGCCTCTTTATTCACTTCTATAGCAGAATTGTATATAAAATTAACAAGCTGGACCCTGCTGTCCGAATACTCTTCAACAAGCCTGTACTGATCCTCTGTCTGCTGATACGCCTCGTTCTTTTTTCTCTCCGTTTCCTCTCTGTCTACTACATTGATCGGGGAGTATAGTGTTTGTTTTGATATATCGAGCAGTTTGATATCGAGGTTTTGAGGTTTGACGTTCCCGTAAAGGGTGGCGAATAAAATAATTCCAAAAAGCACATACAGAATATAGTGAAGGAATCGGTTTTGATTAATGAGGTCAATTTGTTTTTTTAAGCCTGTCCGTTTTTTCTTCATGTAAAGCACCTCCCGCTGCAGTGAAGTAAGCTCAAATGGGTGATGATACATAGACAGATGACCCGGTGCGGGTCATCTGCCATCAGTTCTCATTTTTTTGATAGGCTTCAATGATTTTTCCAACAAGAGGATGTCTGACAACATCTGCCTGCTCCAATTCAACAAAGGAGATTCCCGGCACATTTTGAAGCATGCTGCGGGTAATGGCAAGACCGGATTTAACTCCTTTTGGCAGATCAACTTGTGTGATATCGCCTGTAACCACCATTTTTGAGCCGAATCCCAATCTGGTTAAGAACATTTTCATTTGAGCATGAGTGGTATTCTGCGATTCATCTAAAATAACAAATGCGTCATCCAGCGTCCTGCCCCTCATGTAGGCTAGAGGAGCAACTTCAATGGTTCCGCGTTCCATTAGACGCTCTGTGTGCTCTATGCCAAGGACATCATGCAGAGCGTCATAGAGAGGCCTTAAATAGGGATCTACTTTTTCTTTTAGGTCCCCGGGTAAAAATCCGAGGCTCTCTCCTGCTTCAACAGCGGGCCTTGTCAGCACGATTCTTTTAACTGACCCGCTTTTTAGTGCATTGACCGCCATAACGACAGCCAAATAGGTTTTTCCTGTGCCCGCCGGACCGATCCCGAACACAAGGTCTGATTGCCTTATGGCAGATATATAATGCCTCTGACCCAATGTTTTAATGCGAATGGGTTTTCCTTTTGCATTTTTCGTAATTTCTTCGTTAAATAAAGACTGGAATTCATCGAGTTTTTGTTTCTTCGCCATGCTTACCGCATAGATTACGTCCCTTTCGGATATGACAATCCCTTTGCGGATAACGCCTAGCAAAGCCTGCAATATATCATCAGTCAGCTGGACATTAATGGAGTCTCCAGAAACATATACTGCTTCACCGCGGGTCACGATGGTGACATGAAGCTCTTCTTCGAGCCTTTTGAGGTGAATATCCTGATTACCGAAGAGCATCATAGCTTCATTCGGATTTCCTAACTTCTGATTCATTGACACTAAGTCTTCTGGCATTCTTTAGTCTCCCTGAACTATTGGTGTGGTTTTCACGATATCTTCAATTACCTGGTAAAGTATTTTCAATTTTACTTTACCATTCTCATTCCTTTGGTGCAAAACTTTTTCGCCCGAGATCCGGCCGTTTTCTCCAATTTTTTGCATTAAGTCCTCTTTACCCATTTCCACTCCGGCTTTAACGGCTTCCTTTACTGTGTAACTCCTGGTTACTACTTCCTTTTCCCTCTTTATTTCTTTTATATACGCAAACGGGGTCTTCCACCCCAAAAATTGCAAATCTCTTTTGTCCTGTTCCTTAACAAAAACGGACGGATCTTCTTGTCTGTAACCCCAAATCTGCAGATTCCATCCGTTAATTGAGACAAATTGTTTTTCTGTTAAATTACCGTTGAAAACGCTGAAATCCGTCTTAAGAGGTACTTCGACTTCTGTTTCATACCATGTTTCGCCAAAAATCTTTGCCTTTGCCGGGATAGCTTTTTCGCCCACCATCCCCGAAACAAGAAGCTGGCCCTGCTGCACATGATCATGAACCATAGCCAGCGGCTTCCCCTGCTCTACATAGATCCTTGTTATAACTGCTTTTTTCTTTGCGACGATATTGCGGGGGCTTGCGTATTCCTCCTGATCCGGCATATTTTTTTCTACCACTTTCAAATGATAGGATGTCCCTTTTAATTCCACCCCGACCCAGGTTAAAGCCGGAATACGATTAGTTAAGATTTTCTGAATGTCATCTGAATCATAGGTCAAGAACTGAACAGCTCCTGCTTTTACTCCCATCCGGTCCAATTCCTTTACTATTAAATGCTCGGTTTCCGGCTTAGCTCCATGGACTTCAATTGACCAGATCATATTGGACAGCAAGAACAGCACGCCCAAAAACAAAAGCATTCCCAGGACAAATCCGCTGTTCTTGTATGATCTTTTCACAACAAAGGGGAAGCCGTTTTTCTTTGAAAAGCTGCATTTGCAATCCTGCTTTCTCCTTACAGCCCGGAAAGCATGTACATCTTTCAGCGGAATAAAAAAGGAAATCGATTGATCCCCTTCACGCTTCACTCTCCAGACCGATATACCGCTGCGGAGACATTCATTTATCATCCGCTCAAGGCCGGTACCCTCTGCTTTAATTTGAACATAGCCAATCCAAAAGTTTGTCCAGCTGTTTTTCACACCGTTTCTCCTCCATTCCCCCATTGCGGTTACTGTTCAAGGTAATGAACCTGCTCTATTTTTCCTTCAAGCATAATTTCCTCCGGCAATATCGTTCGGATCACAAAGCTCTTTCCTTTTATTAAAAGCTGTCCCTGTTTAAGGAGAAGCCTAATTTCCTGATCGGAGAACTTCAGGAGCCCCCGGTGGTTTTCAATATATATATGAATCTGGCCCACCATCGTAATTCTCGGCAAATCCATCATGACATCAGGCGGGAGTTCAATGGTTTTCGTTATCCATTCTGCAATACGGCTGTTCCATTTTTTAGCCATAAAAAAGAACCCCCCTTTATCTCATATGTATGAAATTATTTATAAATATATGTATAAACCCTTGATATGATTGTCCCTGTGAGATTATATTCGGGAGGAAAAACAACTATGCCAGTAGCAGCTATGATAAAAAACGTTGGAGTATAGCAGTTACAATACGTGGAATCGAAACATTTCATTTTTTTGTACCTTAGGGTTATTGAATAATGTACAAACTGATAATCGAATGACAAAGCTTATAGCAACAAGAGAAACAAAGCATTGAATATGGTTTTAAAAAAGTAAAACAGAACAAAAAGTCATTAATAAGCCGAGAATTTGATAGGAGTCTCTCTGAAATCAAGGAAAAGTACACTTTAGAGTACAAAAAGGCTAATTGAAAGAAAAATTCAGATTGGATTCAAGTAAAACCACCATTTATAAAAAGTAAAACATCCATTCGGATGAAACCCCGCCTTTTTTATAAAACTGGGATTTTATGAAGACCATCAAATCTTTTCACCTCCCCGCTATTTTAATACTAAGGTGAATTTAAAAAGACAATAGTTCTTGCAAGAAGATAAGACATGATTCTAGAGCGTGGCTTATCCTATTGAGGATATCCAGTTCTGAGGCAATTTGAACTTAAGTACATTCACCCAACATAGTGCATAGCATATTTTTATAACCTGGGAAAGGATTGAGAAAAATGCACTATGCTCCTTATATGTATCCATACCAGTATCCATATCAATACCCATATTATGTGAATGGGCCAATGAATTATTATGGAAGACAATCTGTTTACTGGACGTATCCTAATGAGATCATGCATGCAAACAGCTTTGATTCTTTTCGCTCTTCTGGCGGAGCCGGAAATATTTTATTAACAGATTACGGACCAAATCCATTTACCATAAATATCAATGAAGCAACGAAGCAAAACAATACTTATCGTACTGCTTTATGGACAGGAACACATTTACAAGTGACTTTAATGAGTATTAATCCTGGTGAAGATATCGGTCTGGAAATTCATCCTGATGTTGATCAATTCTTGCGGATTGAACAAGGCCAGGGGATCGTACAAATGGGTAAAAGTAAAAATGACTTAAACTTTAAACGAAATGTTTATGATGATGATGCGATATTTATACCTGCGGGAACATGGCATAATGTAACAAATACAGGTAATGTTCCGCTGAAACTTTACTCAATCTATGCTCCTCCTAACCATCCATTTGGCACTGTTCATGTCACCAAAGCAGATGCAGAGGCTGCGGAAGAAGGAAGCGGTCATAACACTGGAATTACAGGTGTTTTTGGCAGGACTCCAGATGAATGGGTACAGTACACGGAATTTTTGGTAAATGAAGGGTTAGAGGACGTTAAAAGAGGAATAAATGCTACACACATTCTTCAAGAATTTATTCTAATGGGCGTTCTTGTAGGGAAAGGGTATTTTCCCAAAAAAGCATATGAAACAGTAGAAGAATGGGAACGAACAGGAGAATCAAAACTTCTTCAGCAAAGCAAAAATATGTAGAATTAGAGTAAAAGCATATAGTTAAGAGAAAAAAATCCTTTTGATAAAAGATTCACTTAACCTTTGCTAACTTTAGAATCTAATAGTTAACATTACTAAGGAGTATGATTCCATACGCTGAGGAAGAAAGGACTAAGATTAAGACTCGTCAAGCTGAAGGCATAGCCGTCAGCAAAAGCAAAAGGCAAACACCTAGGAAGTAACACAACTATTACATCTGAATTTGAGCATGTTTATAAGCAATGGAAAGCTGGAGAAATCACTGCAGTTGAAGCAATGAAGAAATCAAATATGACAAAGGCTGCACTCTATCGTAGAGTTAAGGAATATGAAGCAAGCTAAGGGCTTCTCAAGCGGTCTCGATTCTTTTGCAATTAAAATGGAAAAGGTGAGGTTTACACTAAACCTCACCTAGACCACTTTCATTCAATTGTAATCATGCCATCCCCCTATATTTCCACATTTTCATGGGGGCTATCTACAGACCATGCCTTCAATTGGTTCACCCATACATCATTACAATCGAAGCAACACTCAAACGGTTATCCTTTGCTCTTATGACTTTCCCTTCATCTCATACATAACGTAACCCCCTATAAAAAAATTCAAATGTATGAGAGAAGCGGGGGTCTGATTGATAAATCTTGCGGTCTTATTTTCTCTGTCTTGTATAATGAGGATTTACAGAACGCGGCTTTCCAGTGATTTCTGCCCAGATGATTCCCTGGACGGCAGGGCTTTGAACAGCTGATTTTTTCCGATGCTTTGCTGCCCTGCTAAGCTTTACCACACTCAGTTCGTTCTCAGAACCCCGGTGATCCGGCTTCTTATCCGTTTTATGCTCTCTTTGAACCCTCTCATAAACCGTTTGCACAGTCTCCTGAAGCTGCTTTTCCGGTTCCTGGTAAGCGACCGGCCGGGAATTTTGCTTTTTCTGTTGTTCAGGGTTTTTTTCTCCACTCTTGAACACTCTGGAAAAGAAGGCACCAATCAGCCATAAAAGAACGGCTGATACAATCGGGTTTTCTGCAATCGCACGAATTAGCGATTCAATGGCATCCATTAAATCCCCCTCCTATTCTACTTAGAATCATCCTCCGGCCCATTCATCTTTCCGATTGAACCTCTCATATCGGTATCGGCAGACAGGTTTTGAATGTTTAAGTAATCCATTACCCCCATATTGCCGCTTTTGAGAGCATCTGCCATTGCAAGAGGAACAGCAGCTTCTGCTTCTACCACCTTGGCGCGCATTTCTTCCACCTTCGCTCTCATTTCCTGTTCAGATGCAACAGCCATTGCTCTGCGCTCCTCAGCTTTAGCCTGTGCAATTTTCTTGTCTGCTTCAGCCTGGTCAGTTTGAAGAATGGCTCCGATGTTTTTACCTATATCCACATCTGCAATATCGATCGAGAGAATTTCAAACGCTGTACCGGAATCCAGCCCTTTATTTAATACGGTCTGTGAGATCATATCCGGGTTTTCAAGGACTTTCTTATGGTTATTTGAGCTTCCGATTGTACTGACAATCCCTTCTCCTACCCTGGCAATTATGGTTTCTTCACCAGCTCCGCCTACTAAACGCTCAATATTCGCTCTGACTGTGATCCTTGCTTTCGCCTTCATCTCAATTCCATCCATCGCAACCCCTGCAATAAAAGGAGTCTCGATGACTTTAGGGTTTACGCTCATTTGTACAGCTTCTAAAACGTCCCGCCCGGCAAGATCAATGGCCGCGCATCTTTCAAACGTCAATTCAATATTCGCCCTTTCAGCAGCGATCAGCGCGTTAACAACACGGTCGACATTACCTCCCGCAAGGTAATGACTTTCCAGCTGATTAGTGGTTACACCGATGCCGGCTTTATGTGCTTTAATCAGCGGGTTAATCACCCTGCTCGGCGTTACTCGGCGCAGTCTCATCCCGATTAATGTAAAAATACTTACTCCGACCCCTGCAGCAAGTGCAGAAATCCAGAGCATGACTGGTACAAACGTAAAAAATATTCCTAATAAAATAACAGCTGCAGCAACTAATCCTATGGTTAATAATGTAGATGGATCCATATTCATCCTCCTGTCAAGATAAAGACTCTAATTCTCTTACGACCACACGGATTCCTTCAGTTTTAACAACCTTCACCTGTTTTCCCTTTTCGGTAAATGTCCCTTCTGATACGGCATCGACGCGCTCTCCATCAATTTCTACAGTGCCTGCAGGACGGAGTGCCGTTAAACAAATACCGGTTTTCCCTATCAGCTCCACCCTGGAGCGATTGGAAATATAGCCGCTTTTCGTATCCACAGCATCATTTAAAATAAACTTCTTAAAAAATTTCATTTTTTTACCAAACACCTTTGTAAGTAGGATGGAAGCAATAATGCAAACTGCAGCTGCAATTCCGATGGAAATACCCATCCAGACAGGATTATCAGCTGAAATAATCATACTGTATCCGATAGCAGCCACCCCTGCAAGACCGATGATTCCGCCTGGGAGGAAGAGTTCTGCAATCAGCAGGATCATCCCTGTAATAAAGAATAGTACAGCACCCAGTCCGGCCAGGCCTGCAGCCAAGTGACCAAAGAAAAATAAAAAGAGAGCAGATAATCCAAGGAAACCAAAAATACCAAATCCAGGGGTATACAACTCAAGAAGCAGCCCTAAAAAGGCAATGGTCAAAAGCAAGGGAATGATGACCGGGTTTGTCAAAAATCGAGCTGCCTGTTCTGCAAAGCTCATATTAGCTGTCTCCGCATTTGCTTTTGAAAAATTCAGTGCAGCGAGAACTTCATTCATCGAATCTGCTTCCCCTTCTGCATAATTGACTTCCAGTGCTTGTTTCCCGGTCAGAGTAAGCAGTTTGCCCTTTCCTGCATTGTATTTGGGAAGATCAATGGAAGCATCCGCCATAGCAAGGGCATATACCGGATCCCGTCCGCTGCTCTCTGCTGTTTCTTTCAGCTCTGCAAGCCAAAAGGACTGGGTCTTTTTATCAGCATCGTCACCATTCCCTTTTATAACAGCTGCAGCACCTATTTTTGATTGTTCGGTAATGTATATGGAGTCTGTACTTAATGCAATGTAGGCACCCGCTGAAAGAGCTCTTGTATTAATATAGGATGCAGTGGGGATTTTTGTTTTTCGAAGCTGTTCTGAAATATCCAAAGCAGCTTGAAGTGATCCCCCAGGTGTGTTGATATCAAGTACAATCTGCCTCACATGTTCTTTTTCTGCACGTTTAATATTCCTTTCAATAAACACGGCCAGTACTGAGTCCACTTCGGTCTTCACCGGGATGATCAGCACTTTTTCATTTTCAGAGCTTTCTGCTGAATTATTGGGTCCTGACACCATGCAAATCGCCATCAGTATGATAAAAACGCTCGCAAATTTTATCAGTTTAATCGGTCATTCCCCCCTTCCAGTTTCCCCATAATGGATATACGTATTAAAATTGGAAAAGATTCAATTTTTGGACAGAAAATACAAATAGAAGACAGAGATTTCCACATAACTAAAAACACCTTGCCTAATGGCAAGGTGTTTTGCTAATTATTATGATAGCTGCTGCTGTACGAGCTTATTGACAAGGGAACCGTCTGCTTTGCCTTTTACTTTAGGCATGATCGCAGCCATTACCTTGCCCATATCAGCTTTGGAAGATGCGCCAGTCTCTTCAATCGCATGATTGATGATGGCAAGCAATTCTTCATTTGAAAGCTGTTCAGGCATGTACTCATTGACGATCACAATTTCAGCTTGAAGTTTATCTACCAAATCAGAACGATCAGCGTTTTTGAATTCCTGGAGGGAGTCCTTACGTTGTTTAAGTTCGCGAGAGAGGATTGTTAATTCCTCATCTTCAGACAACTCGGATTTGTTAAGCTTGATCGCTTCATTTTGCATGGAAGCTTTGACCATTCGTATAACAGTGAGTCTGTCTTTGTCTTTATTTCTCATCGCTTGCTTCATATCCTGATTTAAACGATCAAGAAGACTCATGCAATACACCCTCTTTTAGAATTTGCGCTTTCTAGCCGCCTCTGATTTCTTTTTGCGTTTTACGCTAGGTTTTTCATAAAATTCACGCTTTCTTGCTTCTTGCAACGTGCCTGTTTTTGAAACGGAACGTTTAAAGCGGCGAAGAGCATCTTCAAGCGATTCATTTTTCTTAACTACTGTTTTAGACATGCTATTTCCCTCCCTCCGAATACACCAATCGACGAATGCTTCAAAGTTGTCATGCTTATTTAAACATGTACTTTGCAATTATAATATAATAGGAGGAAATGGTCAACCAAAACTCGCTGTAACCCTTGAATTACCGCATTTTATTCAATAATCGGACTTTGAGCTTCCTCCACTGACAATGCTGATCCCTGCGCTTGCTCCAATTCTTGTTGCTCCCGCTTCAATCATAAGGTCTGCTCCGGCACGGTCACGCACTCCGCCAGAAGCTTTAACTCCCAGATCAGGACCTACCGTTTTTCTCATTAAACGGATGTCTTCAACCGTTGCTCCTCCTGTGGAGAAACCTGTAGACGTTTTAACAAAGTAGGCACCCGCTTTAACGGAAAGCTCACAAGCAAGTGTTTTTTCTTCATCTGTCAAAAGGCAAGTTTCAATAATTACTTTTGTCAGCGCTTTGCCTTTTGCAGCTTCCGTTACAGCACGGATATCCTTTTCAACAAGCTCTTCATTTCCATCTTTAAGAGCGCCGATGTTGATAACCATATCTACTTCTGCTGCTCCCTTTTCAATCGCATCCTTCGTTTCAAATGCTTTTGTTTCAGGTGTAGATGCTCCTAGCGGAAAACCGATAACGGTACATACTTTGACATCTGTACCTTCCAAAAGACGGGCGCATGTTTCAACCCATGTTGGATTTACACAAACAGAAGCGAATTGATATTCTTTTGCTTCCTCACAAAGTTTTTCAATCTGAGCCTTGGTCGTGTCAGGTTTTAGTGCTGTGTGATCTATCATTTTTGCCATTTTTTCAGTCATGTTTGTAACCCCTCTCAACTAGTTGTCGGACTTCTTACCTCTTCTATTATACATAGACAAGACGTTCAAGTCATTACCTCAAAATCGAAGCACTTTCCAGCGGCTCTGGCAACTGGGTCCGACGACTATACGCATTAGGAATTTAGTGAAATAAAATCGCATGAACCTTAATTCGATTTGAAAATACCCTATTGAATTTGCCGTTAATTTCCGATTCAGACACTCCCCTTAAGCGGGCGGAAGAGTATCATTGGTTCTTTGCGATCTCCCCTGACTCGCTTCTCGCGCCTTACGCTCCAATCAACATTCTGCTTTTCAAAACCAAAAAAAAGAAATCCGAAAACCGGATTTCCTTTTTTAAGAGCTTAGTGGGATAGCATCCTTGGGCTCTTCTAAGACTCTCACGAATTGGCCTTCACTATAAGGATAACCGGCCTTTTCAATTTTTACCCGGACAATTTGCCCAACCATTTCCTCTGATGCCTGAAAAACAACTTTTAAATAGTTATCTGTATAGCCGACATATAAGCCGCTTCCAGGAGCCTCTTTGTATTCTTCTTCAGGAATAACTTCCAAAACGTCACCTTCATAGGAGGACGCATATTCCTTCGCAAGCTGATCGGATAGCTCAATTAAGCGATGAACACGCTCATTTTTCACTTCTTCATCCACTTGATCTTCCATTCTTGCTGCAGGGGTGCCTGTCCGCTTTGAATAGGGGAATACATGCAGTTCAGAGAACTTATGCTCTTTAATGAAATTGTAGGTTTCCATGAACTCCTCTTCTGTTTCACCAGGGAATCCAACGATTACATCCGAAGTTACCGCTAATCCTGGGAGGGCTTTTTTGAGGCGCACAAGTCTTTCCGCAAAAAATTCCATTGTATATTTTCTTCTCATTCTTTTTAGAACGGTATTTGAAGCAGATTGAATAGGAATATGCAGGTGGCGGACAATTTTATCGGATTGATCCAGAACCTCAATAACCTCATCCGTGATTTGGCTTGCTTCAATGGAGGAAATCCGGATTCGTTTCAAACCCTCTACCCGTTCATCCAATGCACGCAGCAGGGCAGCAAAATTATAATCCTTCATATCTTCCCCGTAACCGCCAGTATGAATTCCAGTCAGAACAATTTCTTTATAGCCTGAGTCTACAAGCTGCTGAGCTTGTTTAATTACTTCTTCCGGGTCTCTGGAGCGCATCAGTCCCCGAGCCCATGGAATGATGCAGAACGTACAGAAGTTGTTGCAGCCTTCCTGGATTTTTAATGAAGCTCTTGTACGATCGGTAAAGGCCGGTACATCAAGCTCTTCATAAGTTCTTGCTTTCATAATATTGCTAACACCGTTAATCGGCTGTCTTTCTTCGCGATACTGGGCAATGTAATCAAGCATTTTCACCCGATCCTGTGTACCGACAACTATATCCACACCCGGGATGGCCATAATTTCTGCCGGTGATGTCTGGGCATAGCAGCCGGTAACACAAATAACCCCGTCAGGATTTTTTCGAATTGCCCGGCGGATGACCTGGCGGCTCTTTTTATCCCCTGTATTTGTAACCGTACATGTATTGATGACATAAACGTCAGCT
Protein-coding regions in this window:
- the yqfD gene encoding sporulation protein YqfD, coding for MKNSWTNFWIGYVQIKAEGTGLERMINECLRSGISVWRVKREGDQSISFFIPLKDVHAFRAVRRKQDCKCSFSKKNGFPFVVKRSYKNSGFVLGMLLFLGVLFLLSNMIWSIEVHGAKPETEHLIVKELDRMGVKAGAVQFLTYDSDDIQKILTNRIPALTWVGVELKGTSYHLKVVEKNMPDQEEYASPRNIVAKKKAVITRIYVEQGKPLAMVHDHVQQGQLLVSGMVGEKAIPAKAKIFGETWYETEVEVPLKTDFSVFNGNLTEKQFVSINGWNLQIWGYRQEDPSVFVKEQDKRDLQFLGWKTPFAYIKEIKREKEVVTRSYTVKEAVKAGVEMGKEDLMQKIGENGRISGEKVLHQRNENGKVKLKILYQVIEDIVKTTPIVQGD
- a CDS encoding HD family phosphohydrolase, with protein sequence MKKKRTGLKKQIDLINQNRFLHYILYVLFGIILFATLYGNVKPQNLDIKLLDISKQTLYSPINVVDREETERKKNEAYQQTEDQYRLVEEYSDSRVQLVNFIYNSAIEVNKEALNEVKSDAAQTDETAKEKQLKPLSPEEKYALLEKKLADGLKQKISKNTLLPLIGASTEELTVAKESVVTTVNKVMREEISTDKLEEKKQQVEKELQYTPLTSEMLQSSIEIGQYAVIPNYIYDDAATKEKRQQAADKVKESVIKQGQIIVSDGQTITPEIYHKLDIAGLINNKQSFKPFLGLLIFVLLTVSILIYYFENQRKTAEKKNLSLLLFFLVFFISLTFMKAISLFQQLDITYIGLIVPAAMGPMLVKLLISERQAILSSIILSVCGSIIFNEGITGTFNFNMGIYYLAGCLAGVLFLNKHNLRSRILQAGLFVALVNILMITALTMIQNGNYSNFEIGSYFIMSAVSGIAASVLAMGFQPFFETGFGLLSTMRLIELSNPNHPLLRKILTETPGTYHHSVMVANLSESACEAIGANGLLARVGAYYHDIGKTKRPQYFIENQMKMDNPHDKLSPQLSKNVIIAHAADGADMLRKHKMPKEFVDIAEQHHGTSLLKYFYYKAKERGDEILEEEFRYPGPKPQTKEIAVISIADSVEAAVRSMSSPTPERIQKLVRGIIADRLQDGQLNECDLTLKELDIVAKSFCESLKGIFHSRIEYPEVTKQKVKQA
- a CDS encoding diacylglycerol kinase family protein; protein product: MGLQDQKASEFKRLLKSFAFAWSGLMHVYRHERNFQIHCILMVLAIAAGFLLKISLVEWYMVIGAIAAVLSLELMNTAIERTVDLVTEEMRPLAKAAKDAAAGSVFVAAIAAFIIGMLIFTPKLIEFL
- the yqfC gene encoding sporulation protein YqfC, translating into MAKKWNSRIAEWITKTIELPPDVMMDLPRITMVGQIHIYIENHRGLLKFSDQEIRLLLKQGQLLIKGKSFVIRTILPEEIMLEGKIEQVHYLEQ
- the ybeY gene encoding rRNA maturation RNase YbeY; the encoded protein is MSKRLIIDFSDETQELSSEEINIVEELLQFAAEAEQTTDGAEVSVSFTDNRRIQEINREYRDKDQPTDVISFAMEEQGEDEIEIIGADMPPVLGDIIISVERTREQAADYGHSFKRELGFLAVHGFLHLLGYDHLTEEDEKEMFTKQKGILDSYGLTRSESI
- a CDS encoding PhoH family protein yields the protein MPEDLVSMNQKLGNPNEAMMLFGNQDIHLKRLEEELHVTIVTRGEAVYVSGDSINVQLTDDILQALLGVIRKGIVISERDVIYAVSMAKKQKLDEFQSLFNEEITKNAKGKPIRIKTLGQRHYISAIRQSDLVFGIGPAGTGKTYLAVVMAVNALKSGSVKRIVLTRPAVEAGESLGFLPGDLKEKVDPYLRPLYDALHDVLGIEHTERLMERGTIEVAPLAYMRGRTLDDAFVILDESQNTTHAQMKMFLTRLGFGSKMVVTGDITQVDLPKGVKSGLAITRSMLQNVPGISFVELEQADVVRHPLVGKIIEAYQKNEN
- a CDS encoding cupin domain-containing protein produces the protein MNYYGRQSVYWTYPNEIMHANSFDSFRSSGGAGNILLTDYGPNPFTININEATKQNNTYRTALWTGTHLQVTLMSINPGEDIGLEIHPDVDQFLRIEQGQGIVQMGKSKNDLNFKRNVYDDDAIFIPAGTWHNVTNTGNVPLKLYSIYAPPNHPFGTVHVTKADAEAAEEGSGHNTGITGVFGRTPDEWVQYTEFLVNEGLEDVKRGINATHILQEFILMGVLVGKGYFPKKAYETVEEWERTGESKLLQQSKNM